Genomic window (Actinomycetes bacterium):
CAGGACTACCCGATCGAGCAGTACATCCGCGACGCCAAGATCGACACCCTGTACGAGGGAACCACCGCGATCCAGGGCCAGGACCTGTTCTTCCGCAAGATCGTGCGGGACAAGGGCCAGGCGCTGACCCGGCTGCTCACCGACGTGCAGGAGCTCGCCAAGGGCGACGCCGGGAACGGCCGGCTGGCCCACGAGCGGGAGCTGCTGGGCAAGGGCCTGGAGGACGTGCAGGGCATGGTCGGGACGATGGTCGGCCAGCTGACCTCCTCGCAGGAGGACGCGCGCAACATCTACAAGGTCGGGCAGAACACCACCCGGCTGCTGTACTCGCTCGGCGACCTGGTGGTGGCCTGGCTGCTCATGCGGCAGGCAGACGTCGCCATCACGGCGCTGGCCGGCGCGCCGTCCGACCGCGACCGGGCCTTCTACGAAGGCAAGGTCGCCGCGGCCCAGTTCTTCGTCCGGCAGGTGCTGCCTCAGCTCAGCGCGCAGCGGGCCATCGCCGAGGCGACGGACAACGCGCTGATGGACCTCCCGGAGGAGGCCTTCTAGGTCACGACCGCACCGGGCCGGCTCTCACTGGGGGTGGAGCCGGCCCGGTGACGTTTGACCGGGCCGCGCTGTGGGCAGATAGCCGGGCGGTCGTCGGGCCGCCCTCCGGCCCGGCCGGTTCCGCAGGGAGGTCGTCCGTGGGTGTCGTTGCCAGCCTGCTCCTCGTCATCATCGGGGCGCTTCTGCACGTCGCCGCTCCGGCCACGGTGCCCGGGCTCGACCTGACCCTCGTAAGCACGTTCCTGTTCGCGGTCGGCGCGGCGGGACTGGTGCTGCCCCGCCTGCCGATCCGCACCCGGCGCGGGACGCACGCCGTCGGGCGTAGCCTCCACGACGACCGTTCCTGACGTTCGGAGGGCTGCCATGGGCCGTCGCCTCGCGATCGGCCTGCTGGCCCTCGGGCTCAGCGCCGCCGCCCTGGGCGCCCCAGTCACTTCCGCCTCCGCGGCACCAGCCGTCACGGCCGCGCGACCCGGCTCGCTGGTCAGCGTGGCCACCGGGGTGACGTTCAGCCTGCGCGGCCGGGGCTTCGGCCAGGCCGTGCTCGTGACGTCGGCGACGGACGGCACCGGACGGTTGTTCGTCGTCGACCGGGTCGGCCGCATCTTCTCCTGGGTGCCCGGCCAGCCGGCCCGGTTGTACCTGGACCTGCGCTCCCGGGTGAACAGCACCGGCGGCGAGCAGGGCCTGCTCGGGCTCACCTTCCACCCCGGCTTCCGCACCGTCCCGATCGTGTTCGTCTCCTACACCGACAGCACCGGAGCGCTGCGGGTGTCCCGGTTCCGGCTGCCGTCCTTCACGACCCCGGCGGTCAGCCCGCGGCTGGAGCAGATCGTGCTGACCGTCCCGCACCCGACCTACCGCAACCACAACGCGGGCATGCTGGTGTTCGGCCCGGATAGTCGCCTCTACGTATCCACCGGGGACGGCGGTGGCGCGGGCGACCCGTTCGCCCACGCGCAGAGCCTCGCCTCGCTCAGCGGCAAGATCCTGCGACTCAACGTGACCCAGGGCTGCGCCCCCCACCCCTACTACTGCATCCCGCCGGACAACCCCTTCGTCGGGCGGGCCGGGGCTCGCCAGGAGATCTGGCACTACGGCCTGCGCAACCCGTGGCGGTTCAGCATCGACCCGGTCACCGGGACGATGTGGATCGGCGACGTGGGCCAGGACCGGGCCGAGGAGATCGACGCCGCGGTGCCGTCCATGAAGGGGCTGAACTTCGGCTGGTCCTGCCGCGAGGGCACCTCCGTCTACAACGCGGCCCGCTGCTCGGCCACCGCGCGGTACGTCCCGCCCGTCGTCGTCGTCCCGCACCCGCAGGCCGAGGCGCTGATCGGCGGCGTCGTGTACCGCGGCAGCCGGTTCGCTGCGACCTTCGCCGCCCGGTACATCCTCGGCGACTACGTCACCGGCACCCTGTGGACCCGTCCGTCGACCGGCGGAGCGGCCACGGTGGCCGGCAAGCTGCCGGGGGTGACCTCGTTCGGTACCGACCAGGGCGGTGAGATCTGGGCCACCACGCTGGCCGGCGGCGTCTACCAGCTGGCCACCGCCAGCTGAGCACCGGCGCGGAGCGGGCCGAGCCCGGGGTCGGAACCGGGGGGATCCGGATGTTCCTGGACACCTGGGAGCAGCTCAACCGGGAGCAGCAGGAACGGGTCATCGGCCGGACCAAGGACACCGGCGCCCCGCTGACCGGCGGCGCCGAGAGGGACCAGCCCGACTTCTCCGCCCCGAACCCGGACGGCTCGCTGGTCATCCCGGCGACGGCGCACGTGCGCCTGTCCCACCCGACCTCGACCCGCGGGGCCCGGATCTTCCGCCGCGGCTTCAGCTACGACGACGGCGCGCCGGACGACGGCAGCCGGGACGCCGGCTTGCTGTTCCTGGCCTGGCAGGCGGACCCCCGCAAGGGGTTCTTGCCCGTCCAGTCCCGCATCGACATGGGTGACCGGCTCAACGCGTTCAGCCGCGCCGTCGGGTCGGCGATCTTCGCCTGCCCGCCGGGCGTCACCGAGGGCAGCTACCTCGGCGCGGCGCTGCTGGAGGCCTGAGCCGCGGAGTCCCCGGTTCTGGTCCCCGGTGGGCGACGAGGCCGGTCGGAGGGGCAGGATGGGCCTGACGTGACAACCCGAAGGGATGCTCTATGGCGATCGCGACCGTGAATCCGGCCACTGGTGAGACTGTCCAGACATTCCAGCCGCAGACCCCCGACGAGGTCGGTGCGGCGATCGCCCGCGCCGACGCGGCGTTCCGCGAGCTGCGCGGCACCACGTTCGAGCAGCGCGCCGCCTGGATGCGCGCCGCCGCCGACCTGGTGGACGCCGACAACGAGTCGCTCGCCCGGATCATGACCACCGAGATGGGCAAGACGCTGCGGTCGGCGCGGGCCGAGGCCGCCAAGTGCGCGAAGGCGATGCGCTTCTACGCCGACCGGGCCGAGGGCTATCTGGCCGACGAGCCGGCCGACGCCGCCGCGGTGGGCGCGCTGCGCGCCTACACCCGCTACCAGCCACTCGGCATCGTGCTCGCGGTCATGCCCTGGAACTTCCCGATGTGGCAGGTCGTCCGGTTCGCCGCGCCGGCCTTGATGGCCGGCAACGTCGGCCTGCTCAAGCACGCGTCGAACGTGCCGCAGACCGCGATGTACCTGCACGACCTGTACCGCCGGGCCGGGTTCCCCGAGGGGGCGTTCCAGACCCTGCTGATCGGCTCGCGGGGCGTCGAGCGGGTGCTGCGCGACCCGCGGGTCAAGGCCGCCACGCTCACCGGCTCGGAGCCGGCGGGGCAGTCGGTGGCCGCCATCTGCGGCAACGAGATCAAGAAGACCGTGCTCGAGCTCGGCGGCTCGGACGCCTTCGTCGTCATGGCGTCGGCCGACATCGACAAGGCCGTCTCCACGGCGATCGTGGCGCGCTGCCAGAACAACGGGCAGTCGTGCATCGCGGCCAAGCGGTTCATCGTGCACACCGACGTCTACGACACGTTCGTGGCGAAGTACGTCGAGCAGATGAGCGCCCTCGTCGTCGGCGACCCGATGGACGACGCGACCGACGTCGGCCCGCTGGCCACCGAGTCCGGCCTCACCGACATCGTCGAGCTGGTCGAGGACGCCCGTACCAAGGGCGCCGAGATCCTGTGCGGCGGTGAGCGGGTCGGCAGCGCCGGCTGGTTCTACGCGCCCACCGCGGTCGCCGGACTCAAGCCGGACATGCGGATGTACGCCGAGGAGACGTTCGGTCCGGTGGCCGGGCTGTACCGGGTGGCCGACATCGACGAGGCCATCGAGGTAGCCAACTCAACGGCCTTCGGGCTGGGGTCCAACGCCTGGACGAACGACCCGGCCGAGCAGGAGCGGCTCATCAACGGCCTCGAGGCCGGCGCTGTCTTCGTCAACGGCATGACGACGTCCTACCCCGAGCTGCCGTTCGGCGGGATCAAGCGCTCCGGCTACGGACGCGAGCTCTCCGCCCATGGCATCCGGGAGTTCTGCAACCTCAAGACCGTCTGGGTCGGCTGACTCCACCGCTGGTTCCAAGGGGAGGGCGGCAACGGTGAGCCACGTCCGGCACCCGATGTTCGCGCGGCTGTACCCGCCGCTGTCCCGCAGCATGGACCGGCACGGGTTCGCCGAGCAGCGGCAGCGCATGCTGGCCCCGACCAGCGGCCGCGTGGTCGAGGTGGGAGCCGGGAACGGGCTGAACTTCGCGCACTACCCCGCCGGGGTGAGCGAGGTGGTCGCGGTGGAGCCCGAGGACCACCTGCGCGACCTGGCACGGGCGGCCGCCAGCCTGGCGGCGGTGCCGGTTGACGTCGTCGACGGCGTCGCGGAGGCGCTGCCCTTCCCGGACGCGTCCTTCGACGCGGCCGTCGCCTCCCTCGTGCTGTGCTCGGTCGAGGAACCCGTCCAGGCCGCCGCCGAGCTGCTGCGGGTGCTGCGACCGGGCGGGCTGCTGGTGTTCCTCGAGCACGTCAGCAGCGACTCCCCCGCCCGCAGGCGGGTGCAGCGTGGCCTGGACGCCGTGCTGTGGCCGCACGTGGCCGGCGGCTGCCGGCTGAGCCGGGACACGATGGGCACGCTCTCCGACGCCGGGTTCGTGGTCGAGGAGCGGCACCGGCTCGGCTCGGGCGGGCTCGGCTTCCTGGACCCGACCGCCCCGCACGTGTCAGGCACCGCCCGGCGTCCCGCGTAGGAACAGCTGCAGCTTGACCGCGCCGCCGGGCACCACCCGGACCGGGATCCCCCAGTCCTGCTGGTGCACGTGGCAGGCCGGGAACTCGGCGCCCTCGTCACAGGACGCAGCGAACGCCGCCACGTGCAGCACCCCCTCGCTGACGTCGTCCGACAGGACGAGCGTCCGACTCAGGTCGGTGCCGCTGCCGGCCCCGTCCGCGAGCAGCTGGGATGGGGTCGCCGAGACCAGCAGCCGGGTCGACGGGCCGTAGCGCTCGTCCAGCTTCTGCCCGGACGGCGGCTCGAAGAGCACCGCCAGGTCGAACAGACCGGCCGCCAGGTCCGTGGCCGGGCGCTGCGTGCGAAACGCCGACGCCGGGACCCGCAGCGTCTCGTCGGGCAGCCGTACCCGGGTCAGCCGGTGCGCCGCCGACTCCACCACGAGCAGGTCGCCCTCGACGACGAGCGCTCCGCTCGGTTCCCGCAGGCCGGTGACCAGGGTGGTGACCTGCGCCGTCACCGGGTCGTACCGGCGTACCGACCCGTTGTAGGTGTCGCAGACCGCCACGCTGCCGTCGGGTAGCCCGGTGACGCCCAGCGGATGCTGCAGCAGGGCCGCACTGGCCGGCCCGTCGACGTGCCCGAAGTCGAACAGCCCGCGGCCGACATGGCTGGCCACCGCACCGTGCGCCAGGGACCGCAACGACGAGGTCTCGCTGTCGACGAGCCATAGCCGGTCGCCGTCGACGGCCAGCCCCGACGTCTGGGCGAACCACGCCTCCTCGGGCGGCCCGTCGCGCAGGCCCTCGTTCGTCGTCCCGGCCAGCACCTCGACCGCGCCGCTGCGCGGGTCGAACCGCCACAGCTGGTGGATGCCCGCCATCGCCACGGCCACGACCCCGTCGAACCAGGCGACGTCCCACGGGCTGGACAGCGCCTGCGTGCCGTCGCCCTGCATCCACTGCGCGCCGGTGCCGGCGACCGTCGTCACGCTCCCGTCGTCCAGCCGCACCCCGCGCAGGGCGTGGTTGACCGTGTCCGCCACCACGAGGTCGTAGCCGGCTGCGCCGGCGACGTCCGGGGGCAGCAGGCACAGCCCGTTCGGCTCGGTGAACCGCGCCTCGCTCGCCGCGCCGTCCACCAGCCCGCGCCGCCCGGAGCCGATCCGGCGCACCAGCGTCTCGCCGTCGGGAGCCAGCTCGGCCAGGCTGTGGTGGCCGGCGTCCGCGACCAGCAGGTTCCCGGTGGGCAGCCGGACCGCCTTGGCCGGGAACCGTAGGGTGGTCGGCTCGGGCGCCGGCGGCTGGTACGGCGCGTCCCCGCGGCGCAGGGTGCCCTTGGCCGCGTGCTCGGCGACCAGCTCGGCGACCAAGCTGTCCAGGCTGTGGCCGTGCCCCTCCCCGGACAGCTGTGCGACCAGGTAGCCCTCCGGGTCGACGACGGCCAGGGTCGGCCAGGCCCGCACCGCGTAGGCGCTCCAGGTCTGCAGCTCCGGGTCGTCGAGGACCGGATGACGGACGCCGTACCGCTCCACAGCGGCCGCGAGCGCCGCCGGGTCCGCCTCGTGGACGAACTTCGGCGAGTGGACGCCGACGACGACCAGGACGTCGCCGTACTTCTCCTCCAACGGCCGCAGCTCGTCCAGCACGTGCAGGCAGTTGATGCAGCAGAAGGTCCAGAAATCGAGGAGGACGACGCGCCCGCGCAGGTCCGCGAGCGTGTAGGAGCGGTCGCCGGTGTTCAGCCAGGCCCGGCCGGTCAGCTCGGGTGCGCGCAGTCGGACCACCGCCCCATCTTGGCCCAGCCCGGGCCGTCCCGCCGAAGGGCCCTGGCGCGTGCGGTCCTTCAGCGCCGACCATGGAGCCGTGGCCGGCCGGGGGTTGCGTGGGCCCGGCGGGTGGGTCGTGGTGTCGTGCGGCGCCGCCGTGCTGCTGGCCGCCTGCAGCGGCGGCGGCTCCGACTCCACCCAGCGGAGCGCGTCGCCCACCCCGAGCGCCAGCACGTCGAGCACGCCGACCGCCGTCTCGCCGTACGTCACCCTGGTGCCGCTGCCCGTCGGCTGCGTCACCGTGGGGCCGGAGATCGTCGGCGTGAAGGTGTACCTGGTGCAGCAGGCGCTCGGCCTGGTGGGTCACCTCGACCGGTACGACGCGGCCACCGCGTCCGCCGTCCGCGGCTTCCAGGCGGCGCACGGCCTGCCGGTGACCGGGCGGGTCGACGAGCGCACCTGGACGGCGTTGCGGACCGGCCAGCCGTTCTGCATCGACCGGTACACCGCCCAGCCGACCCTCGGCCCGAGCGGGACCGCCGCGGCCCGGTCCGCGGCCATGCTGGGCTACGCAGTCAGCCGGCTGGGCGTGCCCTACATCTGGGGCGGCGCCGGGCCGATCGGCTACGACTGCTCAGGGCTGGCGCTGCAGGCGATGTACGCCGGCGGTCGGGTCGTCCCCGGGGTCAGCACCGACCTGCACATCCAGGCCACCTTCAACACAGCCGAGGCGATCTACCGGTCGTCGGCGCTGCTGCACGTACCGCTCGGGCAGCGCCGGGCGGGTGACCTGGTGCTCTGGGGGAGCGACTTCGGCCACCTGGCCCTCTACCTTGGGAACGACCGCATCGTGGAGGCGGTCCGACCGTCCATCCGTACGGCGTCGCTGTGGGTCCATGGCGCCCCGCTGCCGACCGTCGTCCGACCGTTCCCGGGGTGAGGCCATGCGTCGAGCACGACGGATCCAGCTGCCGCTGTGGGGCGCCCTGCTGATGCTGGTCGTGGGCCTGCTCGGCATCCCGGCGGGCCCGGCCCGGGCCGCGACGCCGCCGTACGAGCGGATCGGCACCAGCGCCCAGGGGCGTGGCATCTACGCCTACCGGCTCGGCCCGGTGACGGCAACCCGGAAGATGGTCGTCATCGGCCAGATGCATGGCAACGAGCGGGTCGGCGTGGCGGTCGCCTGGACGCTGATGTCCCGGCCGGTGCCGCCGGGCGTGCAGCTGTGGGTGATCACCACCATGAACCCGGACGGCTACGCCGCCAACCGGCGCACCAACGCGCGCGGCGTGGACCTCAACCGGAACTTCCCCAGCACCGACTGGCGCCGCCGCGGGGCGGGTACGACGACCTACTCGGGACCTACTGCGGGCAGCGAGCCGGAGACCAAGGCGCTCGTGGCGTTCCTGGCCAGGATCAAGCCGCGGACCACGGTGATCCTGCACCAGCCGTTCGGGCTGGTGGACTACTCCGGCGGTGACCGGTCGGTGGCGGTGCTGCTCGGTCGGCAGACGGGTCTGACGGTGCGCAGCCTCGGGGCCTCCGGCGGCAACCTGACGACCTGGCACATGCAGCGCCTCGGTGGGACGACGGCGGTGACCCTCGAGCTGCCGGCGACGGTGCGGAGCGCCCTGACCCTGCGCACGGTGGCCGCGCTGGACGCCCTGGCGGCGGCTCGCTGACCCGTCGGCCCCCGGCCAAATGGCTTTTCGGTCAGAGCTGCCGGTCGGCCAGCACTGGGAACTCCGAGCGGGTCTTGGTGACCAGCGCCGGGTTGAGGTCGGCGACCAGGACCTGCTCGTCCTGGCCGGCCTCCGCCACCACGACGCCCCACGGGTCGACGACCACCGAGCCGCCGCCCATGGCCAGCCCGGCCTGCACCCCCGCGGTGTTGGTCGCCACGACGTACGCCTGCTCCTCCACGGCTCGGGCCTGCGCGAGCAGCCGCCAGTGCGCGACCCGCAGCGCCGGCCAGGCCGCAGGGACCACGAAGGCCTGCGCCCCGCGGTCCAGCAGCGCGCGGAACATCTCCGGGAAGCGCAGGTCGTAGCAGGTCGCGAGGCCGACCGCGAGGCCGCCGATGTCCGCCACGACCAGGTCGGTCCCGGCGGTCATGAGCGCCGGCTCGCCCGCGCTGAACCCGAACAGGTGGATCTTCCGGTAGGTCGCCAGCAGGGCGCCGTCCGGCCCCACCAGCAGAGCGGTGTTGTACAGCCGTCCCTCGGCGTCCCGCTCGACGATGGAGCCGGCGTGCACGTGCGCGCCGATCGCGCGGGCCGCTGCCGAGGCCATCGCGAGGGTGGGGCCGTCGACCGGCTCCGCCTCGGCGGCCCACCGCTGGTAGGTGAACCCACCCTGCGGCCACAGCTCGGGCAGCACCACCAGGTCGGCCCCCGCCTGGGCCCGGAGCAGCGAGTCCACGTCGCCGCGCAGGTCGTGGGTCGGTCGCTCGTAGGACGGCGCCAGCTGGCACAGGTGCACGCGCATGACCCGATCCTCCCACCGACGCCTCGGTTGACCATGGGCGGCGGGCGGGCGGTCACGGGGGCGAGGGGTGACCGTTCGAAGGGATACCCCCGGGGGTATAGAGTGAGGTCATGAGACTCTCCCGTCGCGCCGCCATGACTGCCTCCGGGGCCGCCCTCTCGCTCGCGCTGCTCGGCCCGCTGGCCGCCTGCAGCAGCTCGACGAGCAGCAGCACGGCCGCCACTCCGGTCCAGGAGACGCAGGCGATCACCAAAGTGGACCCGGCCACCGCCGACTCCCTCGTGAAGCAGGGCGTCACCGTCCTCGACGTGCGCACCCCCGAGGAGTTCGCAACCGGCCACATCACCGGCGCGGTGAACGTCAACTGGGAGGGCACCGACTTCGCCACCCAGGTCAAGCAGCTCGACCCGGCCAAGCCGGTGCTCGTCTACTGCCACAGCGGCAACCGCAGCGGCCAGGCCGTCCAGGTGATGGAACAGGAGGGCTTCCAGCGGATCTTCGACCTCGCTGGCGGCGTCCTCGCCTGGAACGCGGCCGGACAACCCCTGACCACAAGCTGACGAACCGGCTACCCAGCCCCGCGCCGGCCCGCTAGCGTCACCCCCGTGACGGGGCCGGACGACGCCCAGGCGACAGGGTACGACGGGTACCGGGACGCCCTGCGGGACTTCGTCGCCTTGATCGGCGAGCTGCGCGCCGAGGACTGGGCGCTGCCGACCGACCTGCCCGGGTGGACCGTGCAGGACAACGTCAGCCACGTGATCGGATTGGAGTCCGACCTGCTCGGGCGCCCGCTGCCCGACCACCTGCCGGACTGGGACCGGCTCCCGCACGTGCGCGACCACCTCGGGCGGTTCATGGAGGTGGCCGTCGACGTGCGGCGCGCCGCCACCCCCGAGCAGCTGCTGGCCGAGCTCCGGGAGGTCGTCGCCGAGCGGATCCGGGCCCTCGAACAGGGCCAGGCCCGCGCGGAGGATGCGGCCGCGACCGGCTACTTCCGCGACGTCGACCGGATGCTGGCGATCCGGCCGTTCGACATCTGGGCCCACGAGCAGGACATCCGCCGCGCGACCGCGCGGCCCGGCAACCTCGACTCGACCGGCGCCCGGGCGGCCCGGCGGCAGATCCTCGCTGCGCTCCCGATGGTGATCGGCAGTCGGGTCCGACCCGAGCCGGGCACCCGTGTGGTCTGGGACGTCGAGGGCCCGCTGTCCCTCCACGCCGGGGTGGCCATGAGCCGCAGCGGCCAGGCGGTCAGCGACGACCCCGAGGCCCCCGGCCCCACCGTGCTGATCCGGCTCGGCTGGGAGGACTTCGTCATGCTGGCCTGCGGCCGGCGTCTCCCCGCGGCGTGCACCGTCGAGGTCGAGGGCGACGCCGGACTGGCCGAACGCGTCCTGGCGGCCATGGCCATCACCCCCTGACCCACCCCTGCCGGGGGTGGGTCGGTCAGACCCAGGTGACGGCCACCGCAGGGTCCTCCACGAGAGCGGCGATGTCGGCCAGGAACCGGGAGCCGAGCTCACCGTCGATCAGCCGGTGGTCGAAGGACACGGCCAGCTCGACCACCCAACGCGGCCGGACCTTGCCCTTGTGCACCCAGGGCCGCTGGGTCACCGCTCCGACCGCGAGGATGGCCGACTCCCCAGGGTTGATGATCGGCGTGCCGCCGTCGATCCCGAACACGCCGATGTTGGTGATCGTGAAGGTCCCACCGGAGAGCTCGGCCGGCGCGGTCTTGCCCGCCTTGGCAGTGTCCACGAGGTCGGTCAGCGCGCGGGCCAGCTCGGGCAGCGACAGCCGGTCGGCGTCCTTGATGTTCGGCACCAGCAGGCCCCGGGGAGTGGCCGCCGCGATCCCCAGGTTCACGTAGTCCTTGTAGACGATCTCGCCAGCGTCGCCGTCCCAGACCGCGTTGATGCCCGGGTGCCGCCGGGCCGCGAGCAGCGCCGCCCGGGCGAACAGGGTCAGCGGGGTGACCCGCGTGTCCTTGAACGCAGGGGTCGCCCGCAGCCGGGACACCAGCTTCATGGTCCTGGTGGCGTCGACCTGCACCCACTCGGTGACGTGCGGCGCGGTGAACGCCGAGGCGACCATGGCCTCGGCCATGTGCCGGCGCACCCCCTTGATCGGCTCGCGCCGCTCCCGGGGGCCGGCGGCGACCGGCCGCAGCGACGGCCGGCCGGCCGCCGAGGGGGGCTGCGTGGCCGCCGCCTCGACGTCGGCCCGGGTGATCGTGTCGTGCGGTCCGGTCGGGACCACGGTGCTGAGGTCGACACCGAGGTCCTTGGCCAGCCGGCGCACGAGCGGCTTGGTCCGCACCGGGCCGGAGGGTGCCGGCACCGGCTCCGCGTCCGCCTGATGGCTCAGCGCCCGCTCGACGGCGCGGCCGACCTCCATCCCACCCAGGCGGGTCGGCGGCTTCGGCCGGGTCGAGCCACCCCCAAGACGACGCGGACGCCGGGCCGTCCCGAACGTCTCCTTGACGCCGTACCCGACGAGCACCGCGTGGTGCTCACCCTCGGGCTGCACCGTCGTCGTCCCAGCCGCCGTCGCGCCCTCGGCGCTCTCACCGGGCGCGGTGTCGATCGTGATGATCGGCGTGCCGACGTCGACCGTCTCGCCCTCGTTGGCCAGCAGCGCGACCACCACCCCCTCGTAGGGGCAGGGCAGCTCGACGGCGGCCTTGGCGGTCTCGATCTCGACGATCGTCTGGTTCACCGACACGTGCTCGCCCGGCTGGACGAACCACTGCAGGATCTCGCCGTCGGCGAGCCCCTCGCCGACGTCGGGCAGGCGGAACTGCTCCAGCTGTCCCATCAGTGCTCCAAGGCGCGGTCGACGGCGTCCAGGACGCGGTCGAGGTCCGGCAGGTAGTGGTCCTCCAGGCGGGACGGCGGGTACGGCGTGTGGTAACCACCGACTCGCAGCACCGGTGCCTCCAGCGCGTAGAAGCAGCGCTCGCTGATCCGCGCGGCGATCTCGGCCCCGAGCCCCAGGAACACCGGGGCCTCGTGGACGACGACCAACCGGCCGGTCCGCTCCACCGACTCGGCCAGGGTGTCCACGTCCAGCGGCGACAGCGTGCGCAGGTCCACGACCTCCAGGTCGCGGCCGTCGGCCTCGGCGGCGGTGGCGGCGTCCAGGCAGGTGCGCACCATCGGGCCGTAG
Coding sequences:
- a CDS encoding DUF2817 domain-containing protein, producing the protein MRRARRIQLPLWGALLMLVVGLLGIPAGPARAATPPYERIGTSAQGRGIYAYRLGPVTATRKMVVIGQMHGNERVGVAVAWTLMSRPVPPGVQLWVITTMNPDGYAANRRTNARGVDLNRNFPSTDWRRRGAGTTTYSGPTAGSEPETKALVAFLARIKPRTTVILHQPFGLVDYSGGDRSVAVLLGRQTGLTVRSLGASGGNLTTWHMQRLGGTTAVTLELPATVRSALTLRTVAALDALAAAR
- a CDS encoding PQQ-dependent sugar dehydrogenase, with product MGRRLAIGLLALGLSAAALGAPVTSASAAPAVTAARPGSLVSVATGVTFSLRGRGFGQAVLVTSATDGTGRLFVVDRVGRIFSWVPGQPARLYLDLRSRVNSTGGEQGLLGLTFHPGFRTVPIVFVSYTDSTGALRVSRFRLPSFTTPAVSPRLEQIVLTVPHPTYRNHNAGMLVFGPDSRLYVSTGDGGGAGDPFAHAQSLASLSGKILRLNVTQGCAPHPYYCIPPDNPFVGRAGARQEIWHYGLRNPWRFSIDPVTGTMWIGDVGQDRAEEIDAAVPSMKGLNFGWSCREGTSVYNAARCSATARYVPPVVVVPHPQAEALIGGVVYRGSRFAATFAARYILGDYVTGTLWTRPSTGGAATVAGKLPGVTSFGTDQGGEIWATTLAGGVYQLATAS
- a CDS encoding peptidoglycan-binding protein, which gives rise to MPLPVGCVTVGPEIVGVKVYLVQQALGLVGHLDRYDAATASAVRGFQAAHGLPVTGRVDERTWTALRTGQPFCIDRYTAQPTLGPSGTAAARSAAMLGYAVSRLGVPYIWGGAGPIGYDCSGLALQAMYAGGRVVPGVSTDLHIQATFNTAEAIYRSSALLHVPLGQRRAGDLVLWGSDFGHLALYLGNDRIVEAVRPSIRTASLWVHGAPLPTVVRPFPG
- a CDS encoding Dyp-type peroxidase, encoding MFLDTWEQLNREQQERVIGRTKDTGAPLTGGAERDQPDFSAPNPDGSLVIPATAHVRLSHPTSTRGARIFRRGFSYDDGAPDDGSRDAGLLFLAWQADPRKGFLPVQSRIDMGDRLNAFSRAVGSAIFACPPGVTEGSYLGAALLEA
- a CDS encoding acyl-CoA dehydrogenase, producing the protein QDYPIEQYIRDAKIDTLYEGTTAIQGQDLFFRKIVRDKGQALTRLLTDVQELAKGDAGNGRLAHERELLGKGLEDVQGMVGTMVGQLTSSQEDARNIYKVGQNTTRLLYSLGDLVVAWLLMRQADVAITALAGAPSDRDRAFYEGKVAAAQFFVRQVLPQLSAQRAIAEATDNALMDLPEEAF
- a CDS encoding methyltransferase domain-containing protein, with translation MSHVRHPMFARLYPPLSRSMDRHGFAEQRQRMLAPTSGRVVEVGAGNGLNFAHYPAGVSEVVAVEPEDHLRDLARAAASLAAVPVDVVDGVAEALPFPDASFDAAVASLVLCSVEEPVQAAAELLRVLRPGGLLVFLEHVSSDSPARRRVQRGLDAVLWPHVAGGCRLSRDTMGTLSDAGFVVEERHRLGSGGLGFLDPTAPHVSGTARRPA
- a CDS encoding nitrilase-related carbon-nitrogen hydrolase, producing the protein MRVHLCQLAPSYERPTHDLRGDVDSLLRAQAGADLVVLPELWPQGGFTYQRWAAEAEPVDGPTLAMASAAARAIGAHVHAGSIVERDAEGRLYNTALLVGPDGALLATYRKIHLFGFSAGEPALMTAGTDLVVADIGGLAVGLATCYDLRFPEMFRALLDRGAQAFVVPAAWPALRVAHWRLLAQARAVEEQAYVVATNTAGVQAGLAMGGGSVVVDPWGVVVAEAGQDEQVLVADLNPALVTKTRSEFPVLADRQL
- a CDS encoding maleylpyruvate isomerase family mycothiol-dependent enzyme, whose protein sequence is MTGPDDAQATGYDGYRDALRDFVALIGELRAEDWALPTDLPGWTVQDNVSHVIGLESDLLGRPLPDHLPDWDRLPHVRDHLGRFMEVAVDVRRAATPEQLLAELREVVAERIRALEQGQARAEDAAATGYFRDVDRMLAIRPFDIWAHEQDIRRATARPGNLDSTGARAARRQILAALPMVIGSRVRPEPGTRVVWDVEGPLSLHAGVAMSRSGQAVSDDPEAPGPTVLIRLGWEDFVMLACGRRLPAACTVEVEGDAGLAERVLAAMAITP
- a CDS encoding rhodanese-like domain-containing protein, whose protein sequence is MRLSRRAAMTASGAALSLALLGPLAACSSSTSSSTAATPVQETQAITKVDPATADSLVKQGVTVLDVRTPEEFATGHITGAVNVNWEGTDFATQVKQLDPAKPVLVYCHSGNRSGQAVQVMEQEGFQRIFDLAGGVLAWNAAGQPLTTS
- a CDS encoding NADP-dependent succinic semialdehyde dehydrogenase codes for the protein MAIATVNPATGETVQTFQPQTPDEVGAAIARADAAFRELRGTTFEQRAAWMRAAADLVDADNESLARIMTTEMGKTLRSARAEAAKCAKAMRFYADRAEGYLADEPADAAAVGALRAYTRYQPLGIVLAVMPWNFPMWQVVRFAAPALMAGNVGLLKHASNVPQTAMYLHDLYRRAGFPEGAFQTLLIGSRGVERVLRDPRVKAATLTGSEPAGQSVAAICGNEIKKTVLELGGSDAFVVMASADIDKAVSTAIVARCQNNGQSCIAAKRFIVHTDVYDTFVAKYVEQMSALVVGDPMDDATDVGPLATESGLTDIVELVEDARTKGAEILCGGERVGSAGWFYAPTAVAGLKPDMRMYAEETFGPVAGLYRVADIDEAIEVANSTAFGLGSNAWTNDPAEQERLINGLEAGAVFVNGMTTSYPELPFGGIKRSGYGRELSAHGIREFCNLKTVWVG
- a CDS encoding NHL domain-containing thioredoxin family protein, coding for MVRLRAPELTGRAWLNTGDRSYTLADLRGRVVLLDFWTFCCINCLHVLDELRPLEEKYGDVLVVVGVHSPKFVHEADPAALAAAVERYGVRHPVLDDPELQTWSAYAVRAWPTLAVVDPEGYLVAQLSGEGHGHSLDSLVAELVAEHAAKGTLRRGDAPYQPPAPEPTTLRFPAKAVRLPTGNLLVADAGHHSLAELAPDGETLVRRIGSGRRGLVDGAASEARFTEPNGLCLLPPDVAGAAGYDLVVADTVNHALRGVRLDDGSVTTVAGTGAQWMQGDGTQALSSPWDVAWFDGVVAVAMAGIHQLWRFDPRSGAVEVLAGTTNEGLRDGPPEEAWFAQTSGLAVDGDRLWLVDSETSSLRSLAHGAVASHVGRGLFDFGHVDGPASAALLQHPLGVTGLPDGSVAVCDTYNGSVRRYDPVTAQVTTLVTGLREPSGALVVEGDLLVVESAAHRLTRVRLPDETLRVPASAFRTQRPATDLAAGLFDLAVLFEPPSGQKLDERYGPSTRLLVSATPSQLLADGAGSGTDLSRTLVLSDDVSEGVLHVAAFAASCDEGAEFPACHVHQQDWGIPVRVVPGGAVKLQLFLRGTPGGA